TTCCGATCTACTCTGCCGTCCTCGGTCACCACGGCGGCCTTCCACTCTATCGGCCTCGTGACCCTGTGGCTAGGGATATCCATGACTGGATCCACCGATAACGTTCTGATACTGGTGTTCAGCGTCGTCGCAGGCACCATCGCGGGAGAGTTTTTCGACCTGGACGGAAGGCTGCGGAGAGGGGCGGAGTCCCTACAGAAGAGGATCGGGGCGTCGGGAAACGCAACGGAGGGATTCATGACCGCCTCGTTGGTGTTCTGCATGGGATCCATGGCGATACTGGGGGCCATAGAGGAAGGGGTCGGGGACTGGCCGAGACTCCTCCTTACGAAGTCGCTGATGGACGGCATTGGGTCGGTGGCCTTTGCCGTATCGTTGGGAATCGGAGTGGGCCTGTCCGCCCTCTCGGTCTTACTGTATCAGGGATCCATAACCCTTGCCGCCAGCGCCCTTCAACCCTACATGACCCAGACCATGATAGACGAGATCTCGGCGGTCGGAGGGATAATGCTCATAGGCATAGGCCTGGGGATACTGGAGATAAAGAGGATAAAGGTGATGAACATGCTGCCGGCACTCCTCGTAGCGGCGATTATATCGGCTTTCATGTAGCCGAACGGAAAAGAGGAGGGACTCCCCTCCTCTTTTCCGTTCTCTATCGTCAGATGTGTTTCCAGTGCTTGAAGCCCTCGCCTACGACCTCGGCGACGTCGGACAAAACTATGAAGGCCCTGGGATCTACCGACACGACAAATCGCTTGAGCTCCATGGCCTGTCTTCTGTTGACGACCACTATAAACATCATCCTTTCGTCGCCGGTATAGGCTCCCTCAGCCTTGACCATCGTGGCGCTCTTGCCAAGGATCTCAAGGATAAAACGCCGGACCTCGTCGTCTCTGGAAGTTATTACGGTGATCTGCTTTCGTCTGTCGAATGACTTGAGAACGCTGTCTATGACCAGACTTTCCACGTACAGGGCAACCCCTCCGAGCAATAGTTTCTCCAGGTCTACGACGAACCAAGATCCGAGAAGTATGGCTATATTTATGTAGAAAGAGTACATACCGACGTCGACTCCCCACCTCTTTCTGGCGGCCATCACTATGACGTCGGTCCCCCCTGTGGAGGCCCCCACACGAAACACCAATCCTATACCCACCCCGCCGAATACACCGGCCAGTATGGCCGCCAGAAACTCGTCCTGTAGCATCGGATAGGAGAACAACTCGAAGAACGCCACGGCCCCGGAGGTCAGCATGGAGACGTAAAGAGTCCAGAGGACAAAGCGAGGGGACAGGACCCTCCACCCCCAGCCCAGCAGAAAGACGTTTCCGAAAGCTATGGCCCACGCCGGAGAGATATTCCAGACGTATTTGGTCAAAATGGCTATTCCGGCCAAACCGGCACCGGCGAAACGGTAAGGAACGGTCAGAGCAACTATGGCGAAGCTCATCAGTACAGTCCCTACGGTAGCTAGCCAAAAGGTGTTCCATTCCCTACGGACCAATTCCGCAAAACGCCCCACAAGGCGCCTAGGCGACATAAACTCCATTTTATACCTCCCACTAAAAATTCCGAGACATAAAGAAAACCCCGAAACACCATGATAGGTATTTTTACCTATCTAAATCGACGGGGATACCTTATAATAAGCGTAGGACATTCCACCGGAAGGAGGCGGAGCCGATGAACATGAGAAAGATAGTAACCCTGGTGATCGTCTTTCTGATCATAGGGGGAACATTGCACTTCAAGGGTTTGAAAGGCACGGAAACGCCTGCTGTGGCGGAGAATAAAGCGTCGAAGAGCTATCCGATCCTCCTTGATCTCAGCGCACCGGGCTGACCTGCCTGCGTCGAGATGGCGCGAATCCTGGAAGGGTTCGAGAAACTGTACGACGGCGTGACGGTCAGAAAGATAAACCTCATGGACAACATGGACTACGCGAAAAAATACGGAGTAAGGGTGGTCCCCACCTTGATATTCCTGTCCCCCGAAGAAGAGCTGCTGCTGAAACACGAGGGGATAATGAACTCCGAACAGCTCAAGGACAGCTGGAAGGAGCTCGGATACGAACTGGAGGACTTGAAATGACCGGGAGAGATCGCCTTGGGTAACCTGCTGGCCGCGGTTCAGTCCGCCCTGTCAGGCACAGGGTCGGCGGCCTTCGTGGCGGCCTTCATATGGGGCATCTTCAGCGTCCTCCTGAGCC
This genomic stretch from Dethiosulfovibrio faecalis harbors:
- a CDS encoding DUF554 domain-containing protein, with product MWLRHIAEHIPLFGSIANAIAIVIGTLFGLTFRSTLPSSVTTAAFHSIGLVTLWLGISMTGSTDNVLILVFSVVAGTIAGEFFDLDGRLRRGAESLQKRIGASGNATEGFMTASLVFCMGSMAILGAIEEGVGDWPRLLLTKSLMDGIGSVAFAVSLGIGVGLSALSVLLYQGSITLAASALQPYMTQTMIDEISAVGGIMLIGIGLGILEIKRIKVMNMLPALLVAAIISAFM
- a CDS encoding YitT family protein; amino-acid sequence: MEFMSPRRLVGRFAELVRREWNTFWLATVGTVLMSFAIVALTVPYRFAGAGLAGIAILTKYVWNISPAWAIAFGNVFLLGWGWRVLSPRFVLWTLYVSMLTSGAVAFFELFSYPMLQDEFLAAILAGVFGGVGIGLVFRVGASTGGTDVIVMAARKRWGVDVGMYSFYINIAILLGSWFVVDLEKLLLGGVALYVESLVIDSVLKSFDRRKQITVITSRDDEVRRFILEILGKSATMVKAEGAYTGDERMMFIVVVNRRQAMELKRFVVSVDPRAFIVLSDVAEVVGEGFKHWKHI
- a CDS encoding thioredoxin family protein, with product MARILEGFEKLYDGVTVRKINLMDNMDYAKKYGVRVVPTLIFLSPEEELLLKHEGIMNSEQLKDSWKELGYELEDLK